The following proteins come from a genomic window of Prionailurus viverrinus isolate Anna chromosome D1, UM_Priviv_1.0, whole genome shotgun sequence:
- the PLCB3 gene encoding 1-phosphatidylinositol 4,5-bisphosphate phosphodiesterase beta-3 isoform X1 produces the protein MAGARPGVHALQLEPPTVVETLRRGSKFIKWDEEASSRNLVTLRVDPNGFFLYWTGPNMEVDTLDISSIRDTRTGRYARLPKDPKIREVLGFGGPDTRLEEKLMTVVAGPDPVNTTFLNFMAVQDDTAKVWTEELFKLAMNILAQNASRNTFLRKAYTKLKLQVNQDGRIPVKNILKTFSADKKRVETALESCGLNFNRSESIRPDEFSLEIFERFLNKLCLRPDIDKILLEIGAKGKPYLTLEQLMDFINQKQRDPRLNEVLYPPLRPSQARLLIEKYEPNQQFLERDQMSMEGFSRYLGGEENGILPLEALDLSADMTQPLSAYFINSSHNTYLTAGQLAGTSSVEMYRQALLWGCRCVELDVWKGRPPEEEPFITHGFTMTTEVPLRDVLEAIAETAFKTSPYPVILSFENHVDSAKQQAKMAEYCRSIFGDALLIDPLDKYPLAPGVPLPSPQDLMGRILVKNKKRHQPSTGVPNSSIRKRPLEQSNSALSESSAATEPSSPQLGSPSSDSCLGLSNGEELGLEKPSLEPRKSLGEEGLQRGPDALGSADREDEEEDEEEEEQADPKKPTSDEGTASSEVNATEEMSTLVNYIEPVKFKSFEAARKRNKCFEMSSFVETKAMEQLTKSPMEFVEYNKQQLSRIYPKGTRVDSSNYMPQLFWNVGCQLVALNFQTLDVAMQLNAGVFEYNGRSGYLLKPEFMRRPDKSFDPFTEVIVDGIVANALRVKVISGQFLSDRKVGIYVEVDMFGLPVDTRRKYRTRTSQGNSFNPVWDEEPFDFPKVVLPTLASLRIAAFEEGGKFVGHRILPVSAIRSGYHYICLRNEANQPLCLPALLIYTEASDYIPDDHQDYAEALINPIKHVSLMDQRAKQLAALIGESEAQVGPETCQETPSQQPVTPNPTPSTLDISPRRPPGPATSPTSPSLSSPGQRDDLIASLLSEVAPAPLDELRGHKALVKLWSRQERELRELHKKHQRKAVALTRRLLDSLAQARAERRCRQRPGVLHRPPSPSPCDNLSVTQRGSSCRGGEDEKAEEEEVKRYREFQKRQVQSLLELREAQADTEAERRLEHLRQAQQRLREIVLDAHATQFKRLKETNEREKKELQKILDRKRHNSISEAKTREKHKKEAELTEINRRHITESVNSIRRLEEAQKQRHERLVAGQQQVLQQLAEEEPKLLAQLAQECQEQRARLPQEACRSLLGETLEGLGDGHLVACASNGHAPGSGGHLSGADSESQEENTKL, from the exons GAGGTGGACACCCTGGACATCAGTTCCATCAGGGACACGCGGACGGGCCGTTATGCCCGCCTGCCCAAG gaccccaagatccgAGAGGTGCTGGGCTTTGGAGGCCCTGACACCCGGCTGGAGGAGAAGTTGATGACAGTGGTGGCCGGGCCAGACCCGGTGAATACAACATTCTTGAACTTCATGGCCGTGCAGGATGACACAGCCAAG GTCTGGACCGAGGAGCTGTTCAAGCTGGCTATGAACATCCTGGCTCAGAACGCCTCCCGGAACACCTTTCTGAGAAAAGC ATACACCAAGCTGAAGCTGCAGGTGAACCAGGATGGACGGATCCCAGTGAAGAA CATCCTGAAGACGTTCTCGGCAGATAAGAAGCGCGTCGAGACTGCGCTGGAATCCTGTGGCCTCAATTTCAACCGG AGTGAGTCCATCCGGCCCGACGAGTTCTCCTTGGAAATCTTCGAGCGGTTCCTGAATAAGCTGTGTCTGCGGCCAGACATTGACAAGATCCTGCTGGAGAT AGGTGCCAAGGGCAAGCCATACCTGACGCTGGAGCAGCTCATGGACTTCATCAACCAGAAGCAACGGGACCCGAGGCTCAACGAAGTGCTGTACCCACCCCTGCGGccctcccaggcccggctgctcATTGAGAAGTATGAGCCCAACCAGCAGTTCCTGGAACGAG ACCAGATGTCCATGGAGGGCTTCAGCCGCTACCTGGGGGGTGAGGAGAATGGAATCCTGCCCTTGGAGGCCCTGGATCTGAGCGCAGACATGACCCAGCCGCTAAGCGCCTACTTCATCAACTCCTCACACAACACCTATCTCACAG CGGGGCAGCTGGCTGGGACGTCGTCGGTGGAGATGTACCGGCAGGCACTGCTCTGGGGCTGCCGCTGCGTGGAGCTGGACGTGTGGAAAGGGCGGCCCCCGGAGGAGGAGCCCTTTATCACCCACGGCTTCACCATGACCACCGAGGTGCCGCTGCGAGACGTGCTCGAGGCTATTGCGGAAACCGCCTTCAAGACCTCGCCCTACCCTGTCATCCTCTCCTTCGAGAACCACGTGGACTC GGCAAAGCAGCAGGCGAAGATGGCCGAGTACTGTCGTTCGATCTTCGGGGACGCGCTGCTCATCGACCCACTGGACAAGTACCCG CTGGCCCCAGGCgtccccctgcccagcccccaggaCCTGATGGGCCGCATCCTGGTGAAGAACAAGAAGCGACACCAGCCCAGCACTGGTGTCCCCAACAGCTCCATTCGCAAGCGGCCGCTGGAGCAGAGCAACTCGGCCCTGAGCGAGAGCTCTGCTGCCACCGAGCCCTCCTCACCTCAGCTCG GGTCCCCCAGCTCTGACAGCTGCCTGGGCCTGAGCAATGGGGAAGAGCTGGGCCTTGAGAAGCCCAGCCTGGAGCCTCGGAAGTCTCTGGGCGAGGAGGGGCTACAGCGGGGCCCTGATGCTCTTGGATCTGCCGACCGTGAGGacgaggaggaagatgaggaagaggaggaacagGCAGATCCCAAAAAGCCGACCTCAGATGAG GGCACTGCCAGCAGTGAAGTCAATGCCACTGAGGAGATGTCAACACTCGTCAACTACATCGAGCCTGTCAAGTTCAAGTCCTTTGAGGCTGCTCGAA agaggAACAAATGCTTCGAGATGTCATCCTTCGTGGAAACCAAGGCCATGGAGCAACTGACCAAGAGCCCCATGGAGTTTGTGGA ATACAATAAACAACAGCTCAGCCGCATCTACCCCAAGGGCACCCGTGTGGACTCCTCCAACTACATGCCCCAGCTCTTCTGGAACGTGGGCTGCCAGCTTGTGGCCCTCAACTTTCAGACCCTGG ATGTGGCGATGCAGCTCAACGCGGGTGTGTTTGAGTACAACGGGCGCAGCGGCTACCTGCTCAAGCCCGAGTTCATGCGGCGGCCGGACAAGTCCTTCGACCCCTTCACCGAAGTCATCGTGGACGGCATCGTGGCCAATGCCTTGCGGGTCAAG GTGATCTCGGGGCAGTTCCTGTCCGACAGGAAGGTGGGCATCTACGTGGAGGTGGACATGTTTGGCCTCCCCGTTGACACACGGCGCAAATACCGCACTCGGACGTCTCAGGGGAACTCATTCAATCCTGTGTGGGATGAGGAACCCTTTGACTTCCCCAAG GTGGTGCTCCCCACGCTGGCTTCGCTGCGCATCGCGGCCTTTGAGGAAGGCGGCAAGTTTGTGGGGCATCGGATTCTGCCCGTCTCTGCCATCCGTTCAG GGTACCACTACATTTGCCTGCGGAACGAGGCCAACCAGCCGCTCTGCCTGCCAGCCCTGCTCATATACACCGAAGCCTCCGACTACATTCCTGATGACCACCAgg aCTACGCAGAGGCCCTGATCAACCCCATCAAGCATGTCAGCCTGATGGACCAGAGGGCCAAGCAGTTGGCCGCCCTCATCGGGGAGAGTGAG GCTCAGGTTGGCCCAGAAACTTGCCAGGAGACTCCATCTCAGCAGCCGGTGACCCCAAACCCCACACCCAGCACACTGGACATCTCCCCGCGCCGGCCCCCGGGCCCCGCCACGTCCCCTACCAGCCCCTCCCTCAGCAGCCCAG GGCAGCGCGACGACCTCATCGCCAGCCTCCTCTCAG AGGTGGCCCCGGCCCCGCTGGACGAGCTCCGAGGCCACAAGGCTCTGGTGAAACTCTGGAGCCGGCAAGAGCGAGAGCTTCGGGAGCTGCACAAGAAGCATCAGCGGAAGGCGGTTGCCCTCACTCGACGGTTGCTCGACAGCTTGGCCCAGGCCCGGGCTGAGCGCAGGTGCCGGCAGCGGCCGGGTGTCCT ACACCGCCCTCCCAGCCCGAGTCCCTGTGACAACCTGAGTGTCACCCAGAGGGGTTCTTCCTGCAGAGGCGGGGAGGACGAGAAggcggaggaggaagaggtgaagCGGTATCGAGAGTTCCAGAAGAGACAGGTGCAGAGTCTGCTGGAGCTGCGGGAGGCCCAGGCGGATACAGAGGCCGAGCGGAGGCTGGAGCATCTGCGACAG GCTCAGCAGCGGCTCAGGGAGATCGTCCTGGATGCTCACGCCACCCAGTTCAAGCGGCTGAAGGAGACGAACGAGAG GGAGAAGAAGGAACTGCAGAAGATTCTGGACAGGAAGCGCCACAACAGTATCTCAGAAGCCAAGACAAGGGAGAAACATAAGAAGGAGGC GGAACTGACAGAGATTAACCGTCGGCACATCACCGAGTCCGTCAATTCCATCCGTCGG ctggAGGAGGCCCAGAAGCAGCGGCACGAACGCCTTGTGGCCGGGCAGCAGCAGGTGCTGCAGCAGCTGGCCGAAGAAGAGCCCAAG CTGCTGGCCCAACTGGCCCAGGAGTGTCAGGAACAGCGGGCAAGGCTGCCCCAGGAGGCCTGCCGGAGCCTGCTGGGCGAGAcgctggaggggctgggggacggGCATCTGGTGGCCTGTGCCAGCAATGGTCACGCACCTGGGAGCGGCGGGCACCTGTCTGGCGCTGACTCAGAGAGCCAAGAGGAGAATACGAAGCTCTGA
- the PLCB3 gene encoding 1-phosphatidylinositol 4,5-bisphosphate phosphodiesterase beta-3 isoform X2: MAGARPGVHALQLEPPTVVETLRRGSKFIKWDEEASSRNLVTLRVDPNGFFLYWTGPNMEVDTLDISSIRDTRTGRYARLPKDPKIREVLGFGGPDTRLEEKLMTVVAGPDPVNTTFLNFMAVQDDTAKVWTEELFKLAMNILAQNASRNTFLRKAYTKLKLQVNQDGRIPVKNILKTFSADKKRVETALESCGLNFNRSESIRPDEFSLEIFERFLNKLCLRPDIDKILLEIGAKGKPYLTLEQLMDFINQKQRDPRLNEVLYPPLRPSQARLLIEKYEPNQQFLERDQMSMEGFSRYLGGEENGILPLEALDLSADMTQPLSAYFINSSHNTYLTAGQLAGTSSVEMYRQALLWGCRCVELDVWKGRPPEEEPFITHGFTMTTEVPLRDVLEAIAETAFKTSPYPVILSFENHVDSAKQQAKMAEYCRSIFGDALLIDPLDKYPLAPGVPLPSPQDLMGRILVKNKKRHQPSTGVPNSSIRKRPLEQSNSALSESSAATEPSSPQLGSPSSDSCLGLSNGEELGLEKPSLEPRKSLGEEGLQRGPDALGSADREDEEEDEEEEEQADPKKPTSDEGTASSEVNATEEMSTLVNYIEPVKFKSFEAARKRNKCFEMSSFVETKAMEQLTKSPMEFVEYNKQQLSRIYPKGTRVDSSNYMPQLFWNVGCQLVALNFQTLDVAMQLNAGVFEYNGRSGYLLKPEFMRRPDKSFDPFTEVIVDGIVANALRVKVISGQFLSDRKVGIYVEVDMFGLPVDTRRKYRTRTSQGNSFNPVWDEEPFDFPKVVLPTLASLRIAAFEEGGKFVGHRILPVSAIRSGYHYICLRNEANQPLCLPALLIYTEASDYIPDDHQDYAEALINPIKHVSLMDQRAKQLAALIGESEAQVGPETCQETPSQQPVTPNPTPSTLDISPRRPPGPATSPTSPSLSSPGQRDDLIASLLSEVAPAPLDELRGHKALVKLWSRQERELRELHKKHQRKAVALTRRLLDSLAQARAERRCRQRPGVLGGEDEKAEEEEVKRYREFQKRQVQSLLELREAQADTEAERRLEHLRQAQQRLREIVLDAHATQFKRLKETNEREKKELQKILDRKRHNSISEAKTREKHKKEAELTEINRRHITESVNSIRRLEEAQKQRHERLVAGQQQVLQQLAEEEPKLLAQLAQECQEQRARLPQEACRSLLGETLEGLGDGHLVACASNGHAPGSGGHLSGADSESQEENTKL, translated from the exons GAGGTGGACACCCTGGACATCAGTTCCATCAGGGACACGCGGACGGGCCGTTATGCCCGCCTGCCCAAG gaccccaagatccgAGAGGTGCTGGGCTTTGGAGGCCCTGACACCCGGCTGGAGGAGAAGTTGATGACAGTGGTGGCCGGGCCAGACCCGGTGAATACAACATTCTTGAACTTCATGGCCGTGCAGGATGACACAGCCAAG GTCTGGACCGAGGAGCTGTTCAAGCTGGCTATGAACATCCTGGCTCAGAACGCCTCCCGGAACACCTTTCTGAGAAAAGC ATACACCAAGCTGAAGCTGCAGGTGAACCAGGATGGACGGATCCCAGTGAAGAA CATCCTGAAGACGTTCTCGGCAGATAAGAAGCGCGTCGAGACTGCGCTGGAATCCTGTGGCCTCAATTTCAACCGG AGTGAGTCCATCCGGCCCGACGAGTTCTCCTTGGAAATCTTCGAGCGGTTCCTGAATAAGCTGTGTCTGCGGCCAGACATTGACAAGATCCTGCTGGAGAT AGGTGCCAAGGGCAAGCCATACCTGACGCTGGAGCAGCTCATGGACTTCATCAACCAGAAGCAACGGGACCCGAGGCTCAACGAAGTGCTGTACCCACCCCTGCGGccctcccaggcccggctgctcATTGAGAAGTATGAGCCCAACCAGCAGTTCCTGGAACGAG ACCAGATGTCCATGGAGGGCTTCAGCCGCTACCTGGGGGGTGAGGAGAATGGAATCCTGCCCTTGGAGGCCCTGGATCTGAGCGCAGACATGACCCAGCCGCTAAGCGCCTACTTCATCAACTCCTCACACAACACCTATCTCACAG CGGGGCAGCTGGCTGGGACGTCGTCGGTGGAGATGTACCGGCAGGCACTGCTCTGGGGCTGCCGCTGCGTGGAGCTGGACGTGTGGAAAGGGCGGCCCCCGGAGGAGGAGCCCTTTATCACCCACGGCTTCACCATGACCACCGAGGTGCCGCTGCGAGACGTGCTCGAGGCTATTGCGGAAACCGCCTTCAAGACCTCGCCCTACCCTGTCATCCTCTCCTTCGAGAACCACGTGGACTC GGCAAAGCAGCAGGCGAAGATGGCCGAGTACTGTCGTTCGATCTTCGGGGACGCGCTGCTCATCGACCCACTGGACAAGTACCCG CTGGCCCCAGGCgtccccctgcccagcccccaggaCCTGATGGGCCGCATCCTGGTGAAGAACAAGAAGCGACACCAGCCCAGCACTGGTGTCCCCAACAGCTCCATTCGCAAGCGGCCGCTGGAGCAGAGCAACTCGGCCCTGAGCGAGAGCTCTGCTGCCACCGAGCCCTCCTCACCTCAGCTCG GGTCCCCCAGCTCTGACAGCTGCCTGGGCCTGAGCAATGGGGAAGAGCTGGGCCTTGAGAAGCCCAGCCTGGAGCCTCGGAAGTCTCTGGGCGAGGAGGGGCTACAGCGGGGCCCTGATGCTCTTGGATCTGCCGACCGTGAGGacgaggaggaagatgaggaagaggaggaacagGCAGATCCCAAAAAGCCGACCTCAGATGAG GGCACTGCCAGCAGTGAAGTCAATGCCACTGAGGAGATGTCAACACTCGTCAACTACATCGAGCCTGTCAAGTTCAAGTCCTTTGAGGCTGCTCGAA agaggAACAAATGCTTCGAGATGTCATCCTTCGTGGAAACCAAGGCCATGGAGCAACTGACCAAGAGCCCCATGGAGTTTGTGGA ATACAATAAACAACAGCTCAGCCGCATCTACCCCAAGGGCACCCGTGTGGACTCCTCCAACTACATGCCCCAGCTCTTCTGGAACGTGGGCTGCCAGCTTGTGGCCCTCAACTTTCAGACCCTGG ATGTGGCGATGCAGCTCAACGCGGGTGTGTTTGAGTACAACGGGCGCAGCGGCTACCTGCTCAAGCCCGAGTTCATGCGGCGGCCGGACAAGTCCTTCGACCCCTTCACCGAAGTCATCGTGGACGGCATCGTGGCCAATGCCTTGCGGGTCAAG GTGATCTCGGGGCAGTTCCTGTCCGACAGGAAGGTGGGCATCTACGTGGAGGTGGACATGTTTGGCCTCCCCGTTGACACACGGCGCAAATACCGCACTCGGACGTCTCAGGGGAACTCATTCAATCCTGTGTGGGATGAGGAACCCTTTGACTTCCCCAAG GTGGTGCTCCCCACGCTGGCTTCGCTGCGCATCGCGGCCTTTGAGGAAGGCGGCAAGTTTGTGGGGCATCGGATTCTGCCCGTCTCTGCCATCCGTTCAG GGTACCACTACATTTGCCTGCGGAACGAGGCCAACCAGCCGCTCTGCCTGCCAGCCCTGCTCATATACACCGAAGCCTCCGACTACATTCCTGATGACCACCAgg aCTACGCAGAGGCCCTGATCAACCCCATCAAGCATGTCAGCCTGATGGACCAGAGGGCCAAGCAGTTGGCCGCCCTCATCGGGGAGAGTGAG GCTCAGGTTGGCCCAGAAACTTGCCAGGAGACTCCATCTCAGCAGCCGGTGACCCCAAACCCCACACCCAGCACACTGGACATCTCCCCGCGCCGGCCCCCGGGCCCCGCCACGTCCCCTACCAGCCCCTCCCTCAGCAGCCCAG GGCAGCGCGACGACCTCATCGCCAGCCTCCTCTCAG AGGTGGCCCCGGCCCCGCTGGACGAGCTCCGAGGCCACAAGGCTCTGGTGAAACTCTGGAGCCGGCAAGAGCGAGAGCTTCGGGAGCTGCACAAGAAGCATCAGCGGAAGGCGGTTGCCCTCACTCGACGGTTGCTCGACAGCTTGGCCCAGGCCCGGGCTGAGCGCAGGTGCCGGCAGCGGCCGGGTGTCCT AGGCGGGGAGGACGAGAAggcggaggaggaagaggtgaagCGGTATCGAGAGTTCCAGAAGAGACAGGTGCAGAGTCTGCTGGAGCTGCGGGAGGCCCAGGCGGATACAGAGGCCGAGCGGAGGCTGGAGCATCTGCGACAG GCTCAGCAGCGGCTCAGGGAGATCGTCCTGGATGCTCACGCCACCCAGTTCAAGCGGCTGAAGGAGACGAACGAGAG GGAGAAGAAGGAACTGCAGAAGATTCTGGACAGGAAGCGCCACAACAGTATCTCAGAAGCCAAGACAAGGGAGAAACATAAGAAGGAGGC GGAACTGACAGAGATTAACCGTCGGCACATCACCGAGTCCGTCAATTCCATCCGTCGG ctggAGGAGGCCCAGAAGCAGCGGCACGAACGCCTTGTGGCCGGGCAGCAGCAGGTGCTGCAGCAGCTGGCCGAAGAAGAGCCCAAG CTGCTGGCCCAACTGGCCCAGGAGTGTCAGGAACAGCGGGCAAGGCTGCCCCAGGAGGCCTGCCGGAGCCTGCTGGGCGAGAcgctggaggggctgggggacggGCATCTGGTGGCCTGTGCCAGCAATGGTCACGCACCTGGGAGCGGCGGGCACCTGTCTGGCGCTGACTCAGAGAGCCAAGAGGAGAATACGAAGCTCTGA